The Panicum virgatum strain AP13 chromosome 5K, P.virgatum_v5, whole genome shotgun sequence genome has a window encoding:
- the LOC120706364 gene encoding importin subunit alpha-1a, which translates to MSLRPSERVEVRRNRYKVAVDAEEGRRRREDNMVELRKNRREESLLKKRREGLQAQVPVPASGVEKKLESLPAMVSGVYSDDNNLQLEATTQFRKLLSIERSPPIEEVIQSGVVPRFVQFLTREDFPQLQFEAAWALTNIASGTSENTKVVIDHGAVPIFVKLLQSASDDVREQAVWALGNVAGDSPKCRDLVLANGALMPLLAQLNEHAKLSMLRNATWTLSNFCRGKPQPSFDQTKPALPALARLIHSNDEEVLTDACWALSYLSDGTNDKIQAVIEAGVCPRLVELLLHPSPSVLIPALRTVGNIVTGDDLQTQCIIDHQALPCLLNLLTQNHKKSIKKEACWTISNITAGNKDQIQAVISGGIIAPLLHLLQTAEFDIKKEAAWAISNATSGGSHEQIKYLVSEGCIKPLCDLLVCPDPRIVTVCLEGLENILKVGEHDKAAGATGDINVFAQMIDEAEGLEKIENLQSHDNNEIYEKAVKLLEAYWMEEEDEAMATAGEAAPAVFDFGQGGNPPAGGGLNFN; encoded by the exons ATGTCGCTGCGCCCGAGCGAGCGGGTCGAGGTGCGGCGGAACCGCTACAAGGTGGCGGTGGacgcggaggaggggcggcggcggcgcgaggacaACATGGTGGAGCTCCGCAAGAACCGCCGCGAGGAGAGCCTCCTCAAGAAGCGCCGCGAGGGGCTCCAGGCCCAGGTCCCCGTCCCCGCCTCCGGGGTCGAGAAGAAG CTTGAAAGCCTCCCAGCTATGGTTAGTGGGGTTTATTCGGACGACAACAACCTTCAGCTTGAGGCCACAACACAATTCCGCAAGTTGCTCTCCATAG AGAGGAGCCCCCCGATTGAGGAAGTTATTCAGTCAGGTGTTGTTCCTAGATTTGTGCAGTTCCTCACCAGAGAGGATTTCCCTCAACTGCAG tttGAAGCAGCATGGGCACTTACAAATATTGCTTCTGGCACTTCGGAAAATACGAAGGTTGTCATTGATCATGGGGCTGTTCCGATATTTGTGAAACTTCTTCAGTCTGCTAGTGATGATGTTCGTGAGCAG GCTGTATGGGCTTTGGGCAATGTTGCTGGTGATTCTCCAAAGTGCCGCGACCTTGTTCTCGCCAATGGTGCCTTGATGCCTCTGCTAGCCCAGTTAAATGAGCATGCTAAGCTCTCCATGTTGAGGAATGCTACATGGACTCTGTCAAACTTCTGCAGGGGAAAGCCGCAGCCATCATTTGATCAG ACTAAGCCTGCTCTTCCAGCACTTGCACGACTTATCCACTCCAATGATGAGGAAGTTCTCACTGATGCATGCTGGGCTCTTTCATACTTATCTGATGGCACTAATGACAAAATCCAAGCTGTGATTGAAGCTGGTGTGTGTCCCCGCCTTGTGGAGCTCCTCCT CCATCCATCACCTTCGGTGCTTATACCTGCTCTACGAACTGTTGGAAACATTGTCACTGGAGATGATTTGCAAACTCAG TGCATCATTGATCATCAAGCTCTTCCCTGCCTTCTGAATCTATTGACACAGAACCATAAGAAAAGTATTAAGAAAGAGGCTTGCTGGACAATTTCAAATAttactgctggaaacaaagaTCAGATACAG GCTGTGATTAGTGGTGGAATTATCGCTCCTTTATTGCATCTACTCCAAACAGCAGAGTTTGATATTAAGAAAGAGGCTGCTTGGGCTATCTCAAATGCTACCTCAGGTGGTTCCCACGAGCAAATCAA GTATTTGGTGTCTGAGGGCTGCATCAAGCCATTGTGCGACCTTCTTGTTTGCCCTGATCCAAGAATTGTAACAGTGTGTTTGGAGGGTCTTGAGAATATTCTCAAAGTGGGTGAGCATGACAAGGCCGCAGGTGCAACAGGTGACATCAATGTCTTTGCTCAGATGATCGATGAAGCTGAAGGCCTGGAGAAGATTGAGAACCTACAGAGCCATGATAACAATGAAATCTATGAAAAGGCTGTGAAGCTTCTTGAGGCATACTGgatggaggaggaagatgaggcAATGGCTACTGCTGGGGAAGC
- the LOC120710519 gene encoding uncharacterized protein LOC120710519 has product MAAGTRALLLLAVAAASCCCSLLDLVAANPPAATVADVCKGTAFPALCTTTAGEQAERYHNVVDPLTVLEMQVDAFAKRTEAARAHVAEAAQTASPAARAKLDLCNNLYLDVLDNLGACRRAIGFKDAVTIRATMGMAAQDMQNCDEQFRQIGENNPMKRFDESLVEMSENCRSLSNMI; this is encoded by the coding sequence atggcggcgggaacccgcgcgctgctgctcctcgccgtcgcggcggcgtcctgctgctgctcgctcCTGGACCTGGTGGCCGCGAACCCGCCGGCGGCCACGGTGGCGGACGTGTGCAAGGGCACGGCGTTCCCCGCGCTGTGCACCACTACGGCGGGGGAGCAGGCGGAGCGCTACCACAACGTGGTGGACCCGCTGACGGTGCtggagatgcaggtggacgcgTTCGCCAAGCgcacggaggcggcgcgggcgcacgtggcggaggcggcccagacggcgtccccggcggcgcgggcgaagCTGGACCTGTGCAACAACCTGTACCTGGACGTGCTGGACAACCTGGgcgcctgccgccgcgccaTCGGCTTCAAGGACGCCGTCACCATCCGCGCCACCATGGGCATGGCGGCGCAGGACATGCAGAACTGCGACGAGCAGTTCAGGCAGATCGGCGAGAACAACCCCATGAAGCGCTTCGACGAGTCGCTCGTCGAGATGTCCGAGAACTGCCGCTCGCTCTCCAACATGATCTGA
- the LOC120710518 gene encoding uncharacterized protein LOC120710518 → MAGARAALIVLAAAVVALQLASHATGNPAVAAVCKNTPFPDLCTGSATKHAEKYETVDPLTVLGMQVDAFKKRVRAASRRAKKEAKKAASPEQRRALNLCKSFYLDAGDNIGACKRAIVFKDGVTIRATMSMAAQDMQNCDEEFRKAAAKNPVCDLNRSLVEMGENCRVLSNMIPATS, encoded by the coding sequence ATGGCCGGAGCCCGCGCGGCGCTCATCGtcctggcggcggccgtcgtcgcgCTCCAGCTGGCGTCGCACGCCACCGGCAACCCGGCTGTGGCGGCGGTGTGCAAGAACACCCCGTTCCCCGACCTGTGCACGGGGTCCGCGACGAAGCACGCGGAAAAGTACGAGACGGTGGACCCGCTGACGGTGCTGGGGATGCAGGTGGACGCGTTCAAGAAGCGGGTccgggcggcgagccggcgcgcGAAGAAGGAGGCCAAGAAGGCCGCCTCGCCGGAGCAGCGGAGGGCGCTGAACCTGTGCAAGAGCTTCTACCTGGACGCCGGCGACAACATCGGCGCCTGCAAGCGCGCCATCGTCTTCAAGGACGGCGTCACCATCCGCGCCACCATGAGCATGGCGGCGCAGGACATGCAGAACTGCGACGAGGAGTTCAGGAAGGCCGCCGCCAAGAACCCCGTCTGCGACCTCAACAGGTCGCTCGTCGAGATGGGCGAGAACTGCCGCGTGCTCTCCAACATGATCCCCGCTACTAGCTGA
- the LOC120706362 gene encoding uncharacterized protein LOC120706362 isoform X1 gives MPLCRTVRDLCVIAGDITDDFHQLRPSRSSTPPRRALSLVGFPPQRVWEAALPQRPADAVGGGRPPDRMRRGVRPASPLRPSRRLLPPRQFHRLAPFPPSPPDPSRAAAVVAAVFVTFDLPPPRIPTRGARVPPAHPRCCLRRVLPRDGRADGIDDDRMVAVLASASRASRAPLVTEGMVVYPKQWFPRRHAQPRQSNSQHASALFTTSCCNPLAIHVCADEFFSWLFSVRGVCGSRMGEGPVFMECTCVRKSLVIVVRALTSGEATYGHVILV, from the exons ATGCCCCTGTGCCGCACCGTGCGGGACCTCTGCGTCATCGCGGGGGATATAACGGACGATTTCCATCAGCTTCGGCCTTCGAGGTCGTcgaccccgccgcgccgcgctctcAGCCTCGTCGGGTTCCCGCCGCAGCGGGTGTGGGAGGCCGCGCTGCCGCAGCGGCCAGCTGACGCGGTAGGAGGAGGAAGACCGCCTGACCGGATGCGCAGGGGCGTGCGGCCGGCTTCCCCACTCCGGCCTTCCCGCCGGCTCCTCCCTCCACGGCAGTTTCACCGGCTCGCGCCctttcctccctcccctcccgatccctcgcgcgcggccgccgtcgtcgccgccgtcttCGTCACGTTCGACCTGCCCCCACCACGGATCCCCACACGCGGTGCGCGAGTACCTCCTGCGCACCCTCGCTGTTGCCTGCGTCGCGTCCTCCCCCGAGACGGACGAGCAGATGGGATCGACGACGACCGGATGGTTGCAGTGCTGGCATCGGCGAGCAGGGCAAGCAGGGCTCCACTGGTGACGGAAG GAATGGTGGTGTATCCTAAGCAATGGTTCCCTAGGCGGCATGCGCAACCACGTCAGAGCAACAGCCAGCACGCCAGCGCGCTGTTCACCACCAGCTGCTGCAACCCATTAGCCATCCATGTCTGTGCAG ATGAGTTCTTTTCGTGGCTGTTTTCTGTTCGCGGAGTATGTGGCTCACGAATGGGAGAAGGCCCGGTCTTCAtggagtgtacgtgtgtgcgaAAATCGCTGGTGATAGTTGTGCGGGCGCTAACTAGCGGAGAGGCTACATATGGCCATGTAATCCTTGTGTAA
- the LOC120706362 gene encoding uncharacterized protein LOC120706362 isoform X2, with protein MPLCRTVRDLCVIAGDITDDFHQLRPSRSSTPPRRALSLVGFPPQRVWEAALPQRPADAVGGGRPPDRMRRGVRPASPLRPSRRLLPPRQFHRLAPFPPSPPDPSRAAAVVAAVFVTFDLPPPRIPTRGARVPPAHPRCCLRRVLPRDGRADGIDDDRMVAVLASASRASRAPLVTEGMVVYPKQWFPRRHAQPRQSNSQHASALFTTSCCNPLAIHVCAGGVSS; from the exons ATGCCCCTGTGCCGCACCGTGCGGGACCTCTGCGTCATCGCGGGGGATATAACGGACGATTTCCATCAGCTTCGGCCTTCGAGGTCGTcgaccccgccgcgccgcgctctcAGCCTCGTCGGGTTCCCGCCGCAGCGGGTGTGGGAGGCCGCGCTGCCGCAGCGGCCAGCTGACGCGGTAGGAGGAGGAAGACCGCCTGACCGGATGCGCAGGGGCGTGCGGCCGGCTTCCCCACTCCGGCCTTCCCGCCGGCTCCTCCCTCCACGGCAGTTTCACCGGCTCGCGCCctttcctccctcccctcccgatccctcgcgcgcggccgccgtcgtcgccgccgtcttCGTCACGTTCGACCTGCCCCCACCACGGATCCCCACACGCGGTGCGCGAGTACCTCCTGCGCACCCTCGCTGTTGCCTGCGTCGCGTCCTCCCCCGAGACGGACGAGCAGATGGGATCGACGACGACCGGATGGTTGCAGTGCTGGCATCGGCGAGCAGGGCAAGCAGGGCTCCACTGGTGACGGAAG GAATGGTGGTGTATCCTAAGCAATGGTTCCCTAGGCGGCATGCGCAACCACGTCAGAGCAACAGCCAGCACGCCAGCGCGCTGTTCACCACCAGCTGCTGCAACCCATTAGCCATCCATGTCTGTGCAG GTGGTGTATCTAGCTAG